One Loxodonta africana isolate mLoxAfr1 chromosome 15, mLoxAfr1.hap2, whole genome shotgun sequence genomic window carries:
- the THY1 gene encoding thy-1 membrane glycoprotein, whose protein sequence is MNPAICIALLLTVFQVAWGQKVTSLTACLVNQSLRLDCRHENTTTLPILYEFSVTRETKKHVIEGTLGVPEHSYRTRTNLTSKYDIKVLYLNGFTNKDEGTYTCELRLSGQPLSISNKNISVFRDKLVKCEGISLLVQNTSWLLLLLLSLPLLQAMDFISL, encoded by the exons ATGAACCCCGCCATCTGCATCGCTCTCCTGCTGACAG TCTTTCAGGTGGCCTGGGGGCAGAAGGTGACAAGCCTGACAGCCTGCCTGGTGAACCAGAGCCTGCGCCTGGACTGCCGCCATGAGAACACCACCACCTTGCCCATCCTGTACGAGTTCAGCGTGACCCGCGAGACCAAGAAACACGTGATCGAAGGCACTTTGGGAGTGCCTGAGCACTCATATCGCACCCGGACCAACCTCACTAGCAAGTATGACATTAAGGTCCTCTACTTAAATGGCTTCACCAACAAGGATGAGGGCACCTATACATGTGAGCTCCGCCTCTCTGGCCAGCCTCTCAGCATCTCCAACAAGAACATCTCAGTCTTCAGAG ACAAACTGGTCAAGTGTGAGGGCATAAGCCTGCTGGTCCAGAATACTTCatggctgctgctgctcctgctctcCCTGCCTCTCCTCCAGGCCATGGATTTCATCTCCCTGTGA